A genomic segment from Candidatus Viadribacter manganicus encodes:
- a CDS encoding SUMF1/EgtB/PvdO family nonheme iron enzyme, protein MTEQPGEERTIRLASIVSIDIVGFSTMSERDQRNAARKVENFRVRVERVAAANGGRLFNTAGDGFMLEFASAGQALGAIQEILDKRPKGEPQLRVGAHVGDVIVTATEDLLGHGVNVAARLQELAEPGTALVSSEFRSMARNSPQSAFQSRGQKPLENIDQRVQTFEILSKRQKFMRASRRVGWMAAAAAALGVLAYFSPQIYTFARDYMRDHPQAAAEQQSAEVQPVASQPVETPASPVDTSPTRVAGYTFSDCTGCPEMTVLAGGLFVMGSPAEEPGRGRDEGPQREVSVAPFAMGKYEVTFSQWDACLAGGGCNGYSPPDGGWGRGDRPVTGVSWEDAQAYISWLNGQAGGDHYRLPSEAEWEYAARAGQPSAYAFGARVTATQATFRTRQTTPVGSHEGNAFNLYDMHGNAGELVEDCYAANYDLAPIDGVAVQADDCRRRVYRGGSYNDQAPVLRAAARRSTEGNARTQGIGFRVARSLD, encoded by the coding sequence AGCGCAATGCAGCGCGAAAGGTCGAAAACTTTCGTGTGCGTGTTGAGCGTGTAGCGGCCGCGAACGGCGGGCGCTTGTTCAATACTGCAGGCGATGGCTTCATGCTGGAGTTCGCCTCGGCTGGACAAGCTTTGGGTGCGATCCAGGAAATTCTCGACAAGCGCCCCAAGGGCGAGCCACAACTTCGCGTCGGCGCGCACGTCGGTGATGTGATCGTGACCGCGACGGAGGATCTGCTGGGGCACGGCGTCAATGTCGCGGCGCGCCTGCAAGAACTCGCGGAGCCGGGCACGGCGCTTGTCTCATCTGAATTCCGTTCGATGGCGCGTAACTCGCCGCAGAGCGCGTTTCAGTCGCGCGGACAAAAACCGCTCGAGAACATCGATCAACGCGTCCAGACGTTTGAGATTTTGTCGAAGCGGCAGAAATTCATGCGCGCATCGCGGCGCGTGGGCTGGATGGCGGCGGCGGCGGCGGCGCTCGGCGTGCTCGCCTACTTCAGCCCGCAGATTTATACCTTCGCGCGCGATTACATGCGCGACCATCCGCAAGCGGCGGCGGAGCAGCAATCGGCGGAAGTGCAACCTGTTGCCAGCCAGCCTGTTGAAACGCCGGCTTCACCGGTTGATACGTCGCCAACGCGCGTTGCCGGTTATACGTTTAGCGATTGCACCGGCTGCCCGGAAATGACTGTGCTCGCTGGGGGCTTGTTCGTTATGGGCTCGCCAGCCGAAGAGCCTGGGCGTGGGCGCGATGAAGGTCCGCAGCGCGAAGTCTCCGTCGCGCCATTCGCGATGGGCAAATACGAAGTGACGTTTTCGCAGTGGGACGCATGTCTCGCAGGCGGCGGCTGCAACGGTTATTCGCCGCCGGATGGCGGATGGGGCCGCGGCGATCGGCCGGTGACGGGCGTCTCATGGGAAGACGCGCAAGCTTACATCAGCTGGCTCAACGGTCAGGCCGGCGGCGATCACTATCGTTTGCCGAGCGAAGCTGAGTGGGAATACGCGGCGCGTGCCGGGCAACCCAGCGCCTACGCATTCGGCGCGCGCGTAACTGCAACGCAGGCGACGTTCCGTACGCGTCAGACGACGCCGGTCGGATCGCATGAGGGCAATGCGTTCAATCTCTACGATATGCACGGCAACGCCGGCGAACTCGTCGAGGATTGCTACGCCGCCAACTACGATCTCGCGCCCATCGATGGCGTTGCGGTGCAGGCCGATGATTGCCGCCGCCGTGTCTATCGCGGTGGCAGCTACAACGACCAAGCGCCGGTTCTCCGCGCCGCGGCTCGCCGCTCGACGGAAGGCAACGCGCGGACGCAAGGCATCGGCTTCCGGGTCGCGCGCTCTTTGGATTAA